A stretch of Fusarium fujikuroi IMI 58289 draft genome, chromosome FFUJ_chr10 DNA encodes these proteins:
- a CDS encoding related to pisatin demethylase cytochrome P450: MDHVMMVEPKSPEALVVSFTSGCLLHILFYRRGEWDTLALRILQAYATLPIIVIGLLRLAEFKGWQHGNNLSAASVLLLEGAHILGLITSILCYRIVFHPLNKFPGPLYARISNFYPTYLTTKNTHLYEEVEQLHHQYGDFVRLGPTQLSITHPKAIDAIYSAKSPCTKGPFYNILNPRISLHMIRDHKEHSARRKTWDRALSSKSLRDYEPRVTKYTTQLLDRLNEMQGTTINASDWLNFYSFDVMGDLAFGKSFNMLRDGVNHYFLSSLHGSMKMVGALAHISWVIPILKLIPAVNSEDRQFWAWISGQVEERSKMKPDNPDVFAWILEEYERNPKTHQAKLNVEAEAYLIAVAGSDTTAATLTGLLFELATNPSQIIKLREEIDQYFMDREHADHTSLSNLIHLNAVIDESLRLHPPVPSGLQRVTPPQGLMVGDTFIPGNTIVQVPMHTIQRDERNFARPSEFIPERWTTSPELTKDKTVYAPFSIGRYSCVGKQLGLMEVRYVIAHIIRAFDVRLGQGQTKEGFLKSKMDTFTLATPNLHLVFTPRPTT; this comes from the exons ATGGACCACGTCATGATGGTTGAGCCCAAAAGCCCTGAGGCCCTTGTGGTCTCGTTTACCAGTGGCTGTCTCTTACACATTCTCTTCTACCGTAGGGGAGAATGGGACACACTTGCGCTCCGAATCTTGCAGGCCTATGCTACATTGCCCATCATTGTTATTGGGTTGTTACGCTTGGCTGAATTCAAAGGATGGCAGCATGGCAACAATCTTTCGGCTGCATCCGTCCTTTTGCTCGAAGGCGCTCACATACTCGGGCTTATAACCAGCATCCTTTGTTATCGCATCGTCTTCCATCCCTTGAACAAGTTCCCTGGGCCACTTTACGCTCGAATCTCAAACTTCTATCCGACCTACCTCACTACCAAGAACACGCATCTGtatgaagaggttgagcaACTCCATCACCAATACGGTGATTTCGTTAGATTGG GACCAACACAACTCTCCATTACACACCCAAAGGCGATCGATGCTATCTACTCTGCCAAATCCCCATGCACCAAAGGCCCGTTCTACAACATTCTCAACCCTCGTATCTCGTTACACATGATTCGCGACCACAAGGAGCACAGCGCTAGGCGAAAGACCTGGGATAGAGCCCTAAGCTCTAAAT CACTACGTGACTACGAACCTCGCGTCACAAAGTATACTACACAATTACTCGATCGTCTCAATGAGATGCAAGGCACGACTATCAACGCCTCGGACTGGTTGAACTTTTACAGCTTCGACGTTATGGGTGATCTTGCTTTTGGCAAGTCCTTCAACATGTTACGTGACGGTGTCAATCATTACTTCCTGAGTTCGCTGCATGGCTCAATGAAGATGGTTGGTGCTCTTGCCCACATTTCATGGGTTATCCCCATCCTGAAACTCATCCCCGCCGTCAATTCTGAGGACCGACAGTTCTGGGCGTGGATTTCAGGTCAAGTTGAGGAACGATCAAAG ATGAAGCCTGATAATCCCGATGTCTTTGCTTGGATCCTCGAGGAGTACGAGCGCAATCCAAAGACACACCAAGCAAAGCTCAATGTTGAAGCCGAAGCCTATCTAATCGCAGTTGCTGGAAG TGACACGACCGCTGCGACTTTGACTGGTCTTCTCTTCGAGCTGGCGACCAATCCCTCTCAAATCATCAAGCTGAGAGAGGAGATTGACCAGTACTTTATGGACAGAGAACACGCAGACCATACATCACTCTCCAACCTCATTCACTTGAATGCGGTAATCGACGAGTCCCTTCGTTTACACCCGCCAGTCCCATCAGGTTTGCAGAGAGTCACTCCCCCACAGGGACTGATGGTAGGGGACACCTTCATACCAGGCAATACTATTGTTCAGGTTCCCATGCATACAATTCAGCGAG ATGAACGCAATTTCGCACGACCATCAGAGTTCATCCCAGAGCGTTGGACAACATCACCTGAGTTGACCAAAGATAAGACAGTCTACGCACCCTTCTCAATCG GTCGATATTCTTGTGTCGGGAAGCAGCTTGGTTTGATGGAAGTGAGATATGTTATAGCACATATTATAAGGGCATTCGATGTGAGACTTGGTCAGGGCCAGACTAAAGAGGGCTTTTTAAAGTCCAAGATGGATACGTTCACACTGGCCACGCCAAACCTTCACCTTGTCTTTACACCTCGTCCTACAACATGA